In Enterobacteriaceae bacterium Kacie_13, the following proteins share a genomic window:
- the tssH gene encoding type VI secretion system ATPase TssH, whose amino-acid sequence MSSYLKRIVDKLTPESRNCLDAAVSQAISRTHHEVDVEHLLLAIIIRHSTLMETLSLGAGLPSDVLLSATQQTLSTLRSGNSRAPVFSSGLVQWLEKAWLHASAGWDHTQLAPAALLACLLDENAAPELADSVRKALNCKRDAAEELLLKDCQPAEGSAQSSEHNPHTALGKFTRNLSAQARNGQLDPVLGREAEIRQMIDILLRRRQNNPILTGEPGVGKTALVEGLALRIAAGNVPDVLKSMEVLTLDLGLLQAGASVKGEFENRLQALMKEIASAPTPVILFIDEAHTLIGAGGQAGQNDAANLLKPALARGELRVVAATTWAEYKKYFEKDAALTRRFQLVQVTEPGIDTATAMLRAIAPAMSRHHGVLILESAIHAAVSLSSRYIAGRQLPDKSVSLLDTACARVAVSRSHHPKEIEDINALLGNLRTERDALQKEGQHDKRLAALALREGELLADLAFIQPLWQQQKTLVQQLQESRDESAIAQWRSELALLHETHALVFECVDAACIADVVSGWTGVPLGRMVEKEHQQLSELLHRLEQRVIGQRHALSTIATQIRISRANLNDPLKPTGVYMLAGSSGIGKTETALVLAELLYGGEQSLVTINMSEYQEAHSVSGLKGSPPGYVGYGQGGVLTEAVKRNPYSVVLLDEVEKAHPDVMELFYQVFDKGVLEDAEGQLINFRNTLIIMTSNLASAKITTACAAGDVSPEALCELIRPEFEHVFRPALMGRVTLIPYLPLEPKTLAQIIRLKLNKICQRYHAASNGEVQLSYSESVVTWVAGLCQVNQSGARDIDQVLNQHTLPLLADQLLQEEKAIKGGLKLGICKNKLVTWKNHEKE is encoded by the coding sequence CTTACTGGCCATCATTATTCGCCACAGCACCCTGATGGAAACCCTCAGTCTGGGCGCGGGATTGCCCTCCGACGTCCTGCTCAGCGCCACGCAGCAAACGCTGAGCACTTTACGCAGTGGCAACAGCCGCGCACCGGTTTTCTCCTCCGGGCTGGTTCAGTGGCTGGAAAAAGCCTGGCTCCACGCCAGTGCCGGATGGGATCACACGCAGCTGGCACCGGCGGCGCTGCTGGCGTGCCTGCTGGATGAAAACGCCGCGCCGGAACTGGCGGACAGTGTACGTAAAGCACTGAACTGCAAGCGGGATGCGGCAGAAGAACTGCTGCTTAAGGACTGCCAGCCCGCAGAGGGCAGCGCGCAGTCTTCCGAACACAATCCCCACACCGCGCTCGGCAAATTTACCCGCAACTTGAGTGCACAGGCGCGCAACGGCCAGTTGGATCCGGTTCTCGGGCGCGAAGCGGAAATTCGTCAGATGATCGACATTCTTCTGCGTCGTCGTCAGAACAACCCGATCCTGACAGGTGAACCGGGCGTCGGTAAAACCGCACTGGTGGAAGGTCTGGCGCTACGCATCGCCGCCGGAAATGTGCCGGACGTGCTGAAATCGATGGAAGTTCTGACACTGGATCTCGGCCTGTTACAAGCAGGCGCCAGTGTAAAAGGAGAGTTTGAGAACCGCCTGCAGGCGCTGATGAAAGAAATCGCCAGCGCCCCGACGCCTGTCATTCTGTTTATCGATGAAGCCCATACTCTGATTGGGGCAGGCGGTCAGGCCGGACAAAACGATGCGGCCAACCTGCTGAAACCGGCGCTGGCGCGCGGTGAGCTGCGCGTCGTCGCGGCCACCACCTGGGCGGAATACAAGAAATATTTTGAGAAAGATGCCGCGCTCACCCGCCGCTTCCAGCTGGTGCAGGTCACGGAACCCGGTATCGACACCGCCACCGCTATGTTGCGTGCCATTGCCCCGGCGATGTCCCGCCACCACGGCGTGCTGATCCTCGAAAGCGCGATCCATGCTGCGGTCTCGCTTTCCAGCCGCTACATCGCAGGAAGGCAACTGCCGGATAAATCCGTCAGTCTGCTCGATACCGCCTGCGCCCGCGTGGCGGTTTCCCGATCACATCATCCGAAAGAAATTGAGGATATCAACGCGCTGCTTGGCAATCTGCGTACCGAACGTGACGCGCTGCAAAAAGAAGGTCAGCACGACAAACGGCTGGCTGCACTGGCGCTGCGGGAAGGTGAACTGCTGGCCGATCTGGCCTTTATCCAGCCGCTGTGGCAGCAACAAAAAACGCTGGTGCAACAATTGCAAGAAAGCCGTGATGAAAGTGCGATTGCGCAGTGGCGCAGTGAGCTGGCGTTGTTGCACGAAACCCACGCGCTGGTGTTTGAGTGCGTTGACGCAGCCTGTATCGCTGACGTTGTCTCCGGCTGGACGGGCGTTCCGCTCGGACGCATGGTGGAAAAAGAGCATCAGCAGCTGAGCGAATTGCTTCACCGGCTGGAACAGCGCGTCATCGGCCAGCGTCACGCCCTGTCGACCATCGCCACGCAAATACGCATCAGCCGCGCCAACCTCAACGATCCGCTGAAACCGACCGGCGTTTACATGCTGGCGGGCTCCTCCGGCATCGGCAAAACTGAAACGGCGCTGGTGCTGGCGGAGTTGCTGTATGGCGGCGAGCAAAGTCTGGTGACCATCAATATGTCGGAATATCAGGAAGCGCACAGCGTCTCCGGCCTGAAAGGCTCCCCGCCGGGCTATGTCGGTTACGGTCAGGGCGGGGTGCTGACCGAGGCGGTGAAACGCAATCCGTACAGCGTTGTCCTGCTCGACGAAGTAGAAAAAGCCCATCCGGATGTAATGGAACTGTTTTATCAGGTGTTCGATAAAGGCGTACTCGAAGATGCCGAAGGTCAGCTGATTAACTTCCGTAACACGCTGATTATCATGACCTCCAATCTGGCTAGCGCGAAGATAACCACGGCCTGCGCCGCAGGCGATGTCTCGCCAGAAGCACTTTGCGAGCTAATACGCCCCGAGTTCGAACACGTCTTCCGCCCGGCGCTAATGGGTCGCGTCACGCTGATCCCTTATCTGCCGCTGGAGCCAAAAACGCTGGCGCAAATCATCAGACTTAAGCTGAACAAAATCTGCCAGCGTTACCACGCCGCCAGCAACGGCGAAGTCCAACTGAGTTACAGCGAGAGCGTGGTGACCTGGGTCGCCGGACTGTGTCAGGTGAACCAAAGCGGTGCCCGCGATATTGATCAGGTTCTCAACCAGCATACGTTGCCGCTGCTGGCCGACCAGCTTTTGCAGGAAGAAAAGGCCATCAAAGGCGGCCTGAAACTTGGCATCTGTAAAAACAAGCTTGTGACCTGGAAAAACCATGAAAAAGAGTAA
- a CDS encoding glycine zipper family protein, whose amino-acid sequence MKRLTPVAVLIVAAALSGCVSPPTRPDVMVLPGTGKSYQSFQMDEMACRNAAYGNVNGGAQVASNNAAGTAAAGTMIGAAAGALIGAASHQAGPGALIGAGSGLLVGSAMGSNNAGASSGDLQDQYDTVYTQCMYARGNKVPVDASYGNNQDYAPQPDVPPDYYPQTGGNGVPPDYVP is encoded by the coding sequence ATGAAGAGATTGACTCCGGTGGCAGTACTTATCGTGGCCGCGGCCCTTTCTGGCTGCGTTTCACCTCCTACCCGGCCAGATGTGATGGTGCTGCCGGGCACCGGTAAAAGTTATCAGTCGTTTCAGATGGATGAAATGGCCTGTCGCAACGCGGCTTATGGCAATGTGAATGGAGGCGCTCAGGTGGCCAGCAATAATGCAGCGGGTACCGCCGCAGCCGGGACGATGATCGGTGCCGCGGCAGGTGCGCTCATTGGCGCGGCCTCTCATCAGGCAGGGCCGGGAGCCCTGATCGGGGCAGGCAGCGGATTGCTGGTTGGCAGCGCGATGGGCAGTAATAATGCCGGAGCAAGCAGCGGTGATTTGCAGGATCAGTACGATACCGTGTATACCCAGTGCATGTATGCCAGAGGCAACAAAGTACCGGTGGATGCAAGCTACGGCAATAATCAGGACTATGCACCACAGCCCGACGTACCACCGGATTATTATCCACAGACGGGTGGCAACGGCGTTCCTCCAGATTATGTGCCCTGA
- a CDS encoding LysR family transcriptional regulator → MSMDIALLHAVVEVAKAGGFREAARVTGSNASRLSDAVRRAEQQLGIRLFHRTTRTVVLTEAGRTLIDRLLPAMNEVDAALDALNRYRNTPGGTLRLNVPVSAARLVLPALVPEFLRRYPDIQLEIVAESNVQDVFRDGCDAGIRYDERLEQDVVAIPIGPRIQRFAAAASPVYLDVHGRPAHPRELMEHRCLRGRYASGVMPPWEFEREGESLCVEVKGPLVVSVGSAVDLAVSSAIAGVGIIYLFEEWLQPFIASGQLEAILQPWWLSFSGPYLYYNDRRLIPAPLQAFIDFVREANQKPSPYQGT, encoded by the coding sequence ATGTCGATGGATATCGCACTGTTGCACGCGGTGGTGGAAGTGGCGAAAGCCGGTGGTTTTCGGGAGGCGGCGCGGGTGACCGGCAGCAATGCGTCGCGGTTAAGTGACGCGGTGCGCCGCGCGGAACAGCAACTTGGCATCCGGCTGTTTCACCGTACGACGCGCACCGTGGTGTTGACCGAAGCGGGCAGGACGTTAATCGATCGTCTGTTACCGGCGATGAACGAGGTGGATGCGGCGCTGGACGCCCTTAATCGTTATCGCAACACTCCCGGCGGCACGCTGCGGCTCAATGTGCCGGTCAGCGCTGCGCGGCTGGTCTTACCCGCGCTGGTGCCTGAGTTTTTGCGGCGTTATCCCGATATTCAGCTGGAAATCGTCGCCGAAAGTAACGTGCAGGATGTGTTTCGAGACGGCTGTGATGCCGGGATCCGTTATGACGAACGGCTGGAGCAGGATGTGGTCGCCATTCCCATCGGGCCGCGTATTCAGCGTTTTGCTGCTGCCGCGTCCCCGGTGTATCTCGATGTGCATGGGCGACCGGCGCATCCGCGCGAGCTGATGGAACACCGGTGTTTACGCGGTCGCTATGCCAGCGGCGTAATGCCCCCGTGGGAGTTTGAGCGCGAAGGCGAGAGCCTCTGCGTCGAGGTTAAGGGGCCGCTGGTGGTCAGCGTCGGTAGCGCGGTGGATCTGGCGGTCAGCTCGGCGATTGCCGGTGTCGGTATCATCTATCTCTTTGAAGAGTGGTTACAGCCCTTTATCGCCAGCGGCCAGCTCGAGGCGATATTGCAGCCGTGGTGGCTGTCTTTTTCCGGGCCGTACCTTTATTACAATGATCGCCGCCTGATCCCCGCGCCCTTACAGGCGTTTATTGATTTTGTGCGCGAGGCTAACCAGAAGCCATCGCCTTATCAGGGCACATAA
- a CDS encoding oxidoreductase, with amino-acid sequence MSKPTMTYRLGDREVGRLGYGAMQLAGPGVFGPVKDEARAIQVLRDAIASGINHIDTSDFYGPHYTNQLIKKALHPYPDDLCIVTKVSARRDEKGGWIPAFSPQELTSAVEDNLRNLGLDSMEVVNLRSMLDIHKPKEGSLEPQLETLIKLKERGLIRHIGLSNVTPQQVADARKMTPVACVQNMYNLANRHDDALVDQLAEQDIAYVPFFPLGGFSPLQSTQLNEVAAELNATPMQVALAWLLKRSPNILLIPGTSSPQHLQENLASGQLTLSDDVMEKLNGMGS; translated from the coding sequence ATGTCAAAACCTACAATGACTTACCGCCTCGGCGATCGTGAAGTTGGACGCTTAGGCTACGGCGCGATGCAGCTCGCTGGCCCCGGCGTGTTCGGTCCAGTGAAAGATGAAGCGCGGGCGATTCAGGTACTGCGTGACGCCATCGCCTCCGGTATTAATCACATCGATACCAGCGACTTTTACGGCCCGCACTACACTAACCAGCTGATCAAAAAGGCGTTGCATCCCTACCCGGACGATCTGTGCATCGTCACCAAAGTCAGCGCCCGGCGCGATGAAAAAGGCGGTTGGATCCCGGCGTTCAGCCCGCAAGAGCTGACCAGCGCGGTGGAAGATAACCTGCGCAATCTTGGGCTGGACAGCATGGAAGTGGTGAACCTGCGCAGTATGCTCGATATCCATAAACCAAAAGAAGGTTCATTGGAACCGCAGCTGGAAACGTTGATTAAGCTGAAAGAGCGCGGCCTGATTCGCCATATCGGCCTGAGCAACGTGACGCCCCAACAGGTGGCCGATGCCCGGAAAATGACGCCGGTTGCTTGCGTGCAGAACATGTACAACCTCGCCAATCGTCACGATGATGCGCTGGTCGATCAGCTGGCAGAACAGGACATCGCCTACGTGCCTTTCTTCCCGCTCGGAGGCTTCTCACCGTTGCAGTCTACTCAGCTCAATGAAGTGGCCGCTGAACTTAATGCGACGCCTATGCAGGTCGCGCTCGCCTGGCTACTCAAACGCTCACCTAATATTCTGCTGATCCCCGGCACGTCATCCCCGCAGCATTTGCAAGAGAATCTGGCCAGCGGTCAGCTGACGCTGTCAGATGACGTGATGGAAAAACTGAATGGGATGGGAAGTTAA
- a CDS encoding glycerophosphodiester phosphodiesterase, producing MYLHKKIILALTLSSLSAMTFATSLPLSPQIIAHRGGTADAPENTVPAIKLALENKADAVWITVQLSKDGIPVLYRPSDLKSLTNQKGAVSQYTAKELSQMDAGWAFGSETSHPYRDKNIGIPQLDTVLKTFPTTTFYIDIKTPDADPQRMAAALGKVLQETHSLQRTRIYSTDARYLSALPATLPAFESRDMTRTALANITMAHQCQIKADKAPRWYALEMKRDVEVVEKYTLGEARSKATLEWDKEAMDCFRSQGEAHIILIGINNEADYKQAKSLGADGVLVNSPALFKTIPR from the coding sequence ATGTATCTTCATAAAAAAATAATTTTGGCTCTGACGCTGTCATCCCTGTCTGCCATGACCTTCGCAACATCTCTCCCACTCTCTCCGCAAATCATCGCTCACCGTGGGGGAACCGCTGATGCCCCTGAAAATACGGTCCCGGCAATCAAACTCGCGCTTGAGAACAAAGCCGATGCTGTGTGGATCACCGTACAGCTTTCCAAAGACGGCATTCCGGTACTGTACAGGCCTTCAGACCTGAAGAGTTTAACGAATCAGAAAGGCGCGGTTTCTCAATATACCGCCAAAGAGCTGTCACAGATGGATGCTGGCTGGGCTTTTGGATCCGAAACCAGTCATCCTTACCGCGACAAAAATATCGGCATTCCACAACTGGATACCGTTCTGAAGACTTTCCCGACGACGACATTTTATATCGACATCAAAACACCGGATGCTGACCCTCAGCGAATGGCCGCGGCGCTCGGTAAGGTGCTGCAGGAGACTCACAGCCTGCAAAGAACACGCATTTATTCCACCGATGCTCGCTATCTCAGCGCGCTTCCCGCCACATTACCGGCGTTTGAAAGTCGCGATATGACGCGCACTGCGCTGGCGAATATCACAATGGCGCATCAGTGCCAAATCAAGGCCGACAAAGCACCGCGCTGGTATGCGCTTGAAATGAAAAGGGACGTGGAAGTTGTCGAAAAATACACATTAGGTGAAGCACGCTCAAAAGCTACGCTGGAGTGGGATAAGGAGGCGATGGATTGTTTCCGTTCGCAAGGCGAGGCGCATATCATTTTGATCGGCATAAATAATGAGGCGGATTATAAACAAGCGAAATCGCTGGGCGCGGATGGTGTGCTGGTAAACTCTCCGGCGTTGTTTAAAACGATTCCTCGTTGA
- a CDS encoding ATP-binding cassette domain-containing protein — MIHVKDLQKQFGETHVLRGISCDIAEKEVVCIIGPSGSGKSTFLRCLNALEKPNGGEVVVNGYAVHDPKTNLNTLRSGVGMVFQRFNLFPHITVLENLIMAPMSLKGLSKTQAISRAEMLLQKVGLIDKIDAWPSSLSGGQQQRVAIARALAMEPSIILFDEPTSALDPELVGEVLAVMKQLALEGMTMVIVTHEMGFAREVADRVVFIDQGVIQEQGPPAQLFTAPTNPRTKEFLSKVL; from the coding sequence GTGATTCACGTTAAGGATTTACAAAAACAGTTCGGTGAAACCCACGTTTTGCGCGGCATCTCGTGTGATATCGCAGAGAAAGAAGTGGTGTGCATCATCGGCCCGTCCGGCTCGGGGAAAAGCACTTTCCTGCGCTGCCTGAACGCGCTGGAAAAGCCCAACGGCGGCGAAGTGGTGGTTAATGGTTATGCGGTTCACGATCCGAAAACCAACCTGAACACGCTGCGTTCCGGCGTCGGGATGGTGTTTCAGCGTTTCAATCTTTTCCCGCACATAACCGTGCTGGAAAACCTGATCATGGCACCCATGTCACTGAAAGGGTTGTCTAAAACACAAGCGATTTCGCGCGCCGAAATGCTGCTACAAAAAGTCGGGCTGATTGACAAAATCGACGCCTGGCCTTCCAGTCTTTCCGGCGGCCAGCAGCAGCGCGTGGCGATTGCCCGTGCACTGGCGATGGAACCGTCGATCATTTTATTCGATGAACCGACCTCAGCGCTCGATCCGGAACTGGTGGGCGAAGTACTGGCTGTGATGAAACAGCTGGCGCTCGAAGGTATGACCATGGTGATCGTCACCCACGAAATGGGTTTTGCCCGTGAAGTGGCAGACCGGGTGGTATTTATCGATCAGGGTGTGATTCAGGAGCAGGGGCCACCGGCACAATTGTTTACCGCGCCGACCAATCCGCGGACCAAAGAGTTCTTAAGCAAAGTGTTGTGA
- a CDS encoding ABC transporter permease subunit (The N-terminal region of this protein, as described by TIGR01726, is a three transmembrane segment that identifies a subfamily of ABC transporter permease subunits, which specificities that include histidine, arginine, glutamine, glutamate, L-cystine (sic), the opines (in Agrobacterium) octopine and nopaline, etc.) yields MTGFRWEIISEYAPLFVQGAIMTIQCTIICVILGTSWGLLLGLGRMARADDGPWKHILRFAVQWPVRVYVSAFRGTPLFVQIMVVHFALVPLFINPRDGILVANGLMSSDFARMLRSDYGAFLSCVVAITLNAGAYVSEIFRAGIQSIDNGQMEASRALGMGWGKTMRKVILPQAFRRILPPLGNNAIAIVKDSSLASAIGLADLAYAARTVSGAYATYWEPYLTISLVYWVLTFLLSLLVQHMEKRFGKSDSR; encoded by the coding sequence ATGACCGGATTTCGCTGGGAGATAATCTCAGAATATGCGCCGTTGTTTGTGCAGGGCGCGATCATGACCATTCAGTGCACCATCATTTGCGTGATTTTAGGGACGTCGTGGGGGCTGCTGCTCGGCCTGGGTCGTATGGCGCGCGCCGACGACGGCCCGTGGAAACACATTCTGCGTTTTGCCGTGCAGTGGCCTGTGCGGGTTTACGTCAGCGCCTTTCGCGGCACCCCGCTGTTTGTGCAGATTATGGTAGTCCACTTCGCGCTGGTGCCGCTGTTTATCAACCCGCGCGACGGAATTCTGGTCGCCAATGGCCTGATGTCTTCGGATTTCGCCCGTATGCTGCGATCTGACTACGGCGCATTTTTATCATGCGTGGTGGCGATCACCCTGAATGCCGGAGCTTACGTGTCGGAGATTTTCCGCGCAGGTATTCAGTCGATCGATAACGGACAGATGGAAGCCTCGCGTGCGCTGGGTATGGGCTGGGGCAAAACCATGCGCAAAGTGATTTTGCCGCAGGCGTTCCGCCGCATTTTGCCGCCGCTGGGCAATAATGCCATCGCGATTGTGAAAGATTCCTCGCTGGCCTCGGCAATCGGTCTGGCCGATCTGGCCTACGCCGCGCGTACCGTTTCGGGCGCTTACGCCACCTACTGGGAACCGTACCTGACCATTTCACTGGTGTACTGGGTTCTGACTTTCCTGCTCTCGCTGCTTGTTCAACACATGGAAAAGAGGTTTGGCAAAAGTGATTCACGTTAA
- a CDS encoding transporter substrate-binding domain-containing protein, whose protein sequence is MLKSLILTGCLLSSLITTAFAAQTTYVVGSGGTYRPFEYENSQKQLEGFDIDIIKAIAKAENFDIKLVNTPWEGIFATLNSGDRDIIISGITITDKRKAMVDFSAPYFPAEQSIVVPAESKVDSVAALKGLKVGVVNSSTGDIVVSDTLGKNSTDIKRFDNTPLMLQELAEDGIGAAVGDVGVVKYYIKSHPEKALKLVPDSKFERQYFGIAVAKDNTELLGKINAGLKKIVADGTYAKIYATWFDNNVPTLPAQ, encoded by the coding sequence ATGCTTAAGTCCTTAATTCTCACCGGGTGTCTGCTTTCTTCTTTAATCACAACAGCTTTTGCGGCACAGACCACTTATGTGGTCGGCTCCGGCGGTACTTACCGTCCTTTCGAATATGAAAACAGCCAGAAACAGCTGGAAGGTTTTGATATCGACATTATCAAGGCCATTGCTAAAGCGGAAAATTTTGACATCAAACTGGTCAATACACCGTGGGAAGGCATCTTTGCCACGCTGAATTCTGGCGACCGCGATATCATCATTTCCGGTATCACCATTACCGATAAGCGTAAAGCGATGGTCGATTTCTCCGCGCCTTATTTCCCGGCTGAGCAATCCATCGTGGTGCCTGCAGAGTCTAAAGTGGATTCCGTTGCAGCGCTGAAAGGTCTGAAAGTCGGCGTAGTAAACTCCAGCACCGGCGATATCGTAGTTTCTGATACCCTTGGCAAAAACAGCACAGACATCAAACGTTTTGATAACACTCCGCTGATGTTGCAGGAGCTGGCGGAAGACGGCATCGGCGCGGCTGTTGGCGACGTTGGCGTAGTGAAGTACTACATCAAATCCCATCCTGAGAAAGCCCTGAAATTGGTGCCGGACAGCAAGTTCGAGCGTCAGTACTTCGGCATCGCGGTCGCGAAAGACAACACCGAGTTGCTGGGCAAAATCAACGCCGGTCTGAAGAAAATCGTAGCTGACGGTACTTACGCAAAAATCTACGCTACCTGGTTCGATAACAACGTTCCAACGCTTCCAGCGCAATAA